The following are from one region of the Paenibacillus protaetiae genome:
- a CDS encoding permease: protein MKTFLQLNTIFLSMVMEAIPFILLGVLLSGFIQIFVTERFIARIMPKNRVLATLVGCGIGLFFPSCECGIVPITRRLMGKGMPLHAAVAFMLTGPVINPIVLFATYIAFGNDWRMVGIRGFTALGVAFCTAIILGYMFKKTPLRFPEESAAAIEASVAPVRRPWGMQIKDVLSHAVDEFFSVGKYLVLGAFIAAAMQTFIPTTTLLHMGSNPVTSSLVMIGLAFTMSLCSEADAFIASSFRTTFSTGALSAFLVYGPMIDIKNTLMLTAAFRGKFVAWLIGLVTVFTLIGSLIVGRLFG, encoded by the coding sequence ATGAAGACGTTTCTGCAGCTGAACACCATCTTTTTAAGTATGGTGATGGAGGCTATACCTTTTATTTTGCTGGGCGTGTTATTATCCGGCTTTATTCAAATTTTTGTGACCGAACGCTTTATCGCCCGCATCATGCCTAAAAACCGGGTTCTCGCTACGCTGGTCGGCTGCGGCATCGGCTTGTTTTTCCCTTCCTGCGAATGCGGAATTGTACCGATTACCCGCCGGCTGATGGGCAAAGGCATGCCGCTTCATGCGGCTGTCGCTTTTATGCTGACCGGACCGGTCATTAACCCGATCGTGCTGTTTGCCACTTATATCGCATTTGGCAACGACTGGCGGATGGTTGGCATTCGCGGCTTTACAGCTTTGGGCGTCGCCTTTTGCACCGCCATTATATTAGGGTATATGTTCAAGAAAACTCCGCTCCGGTTCCCGGAGGAGTCGGCAGCCGCCATCGAGGCTTCCGTTGCGCCGGTGCGCCGGCCATGGGGCATGCAAATTAAAGATGTGCTCAGCCATGCGGTGGACGAGTTTTTTTCCGTGGGCAAATATTTGGTGCTTGGCGCTTTTATCGCTGCTGCGATGCAAACGTTTATTCCAACCACGACGCTGCTCCATATGGGCAGCAACCCGGTCACTTCTTCGCTGGTCATGATCGGACTCGCCTTCACGATGTCGTTATGCTCGGAAGCGGATGCATTTATCGCTTCTTCGTTTCGGACAACCTTCTCGACCGGCGCGTTGTCGGCGTTTCTCGTGTATGGCCCGATGATTGATATTAAAAACACGCTTATGCTGACGGCCGCTTTCCGCGGCAAATTCGTCGCTTGGCTCATTGGCCTCGTAACCGTATTTACGCTGATTGGCTCATTAATTGTAGGGAGGTTGTTTGGATGA
- a CDS encoding M15 family metallopeptidase → MSRGMSRKKKRARALLLFVVVCIVAIGGYQWISNSDTFAETDNSGSNTVDAGTNGGQASPSPSDSPAPSDGNGGMDAGQPSDSPSADPSETPSATPEHREVNADGIPVAAQADSITALINKENSLPDDFDPTDLVYPDVPFIFKEKIEKRMMRKEAAGALEKLFAGAEKDGIHLAGVSAYRSYKTQRTLFDNYVKKDGYDKARTYSAIPGTSEHQTGLAIDVSGSDGKCAAESCFGGTPEATWLAAHASEYGFIIRYPEGKENITGYKYEPWHLRYVGEDLAKELDSKGETLEEYYNTVPVNQ, encoded by the coding sequence ATGAGTAGAGGAATGTCGAGGAAGAAAAAAAGAGCGCGCGCTCTGCTGCTGTTTGTCGTGGTATGTATCGTAGCCATTGGCGGTTACCAATGGATTTCGAATTCAGATACGTTTGCCGAAACAGATAACAGCGGATCAAATACGGTTGACGCTGGCACGAACGGCGGACAAGCTTCGCCATCCCCGTCGGATTCTCCCGCCCCTTCGGACGGAAATGGCGGTATGGATGCCGGACAGCCGTCGGATTCACCGTCTGCCGACCCAAGCGAAACGCCTTCTGCAACGCCTGAACATCGGGAAGTGAATGCGGATGGCATTCCGGTAGCGGCGCAGGCAGACAGCATTACAGCTTTAATTAATAAGGAAAACTCGCTGCCGGACGATTTTGATCCGACCGATCTCGTTTACCCGGATGTGCCTTTTATATTTAAGGAAAAGATCGAAAAACGGATGATGCGGAAGGAAGCGGCCGGAGCGCTGGAGAAGCTGTTTGCCGGCGCGGAGAAAGACGGCATTCATTTGGCCGGCGTATCGGCCTACCGTTCCTATAAGACGCAGCGGACGCTGTTTGACAATTACGTCAAAAAAGACGGCTATGACAAGGCGCGCACGTACAGCGCGATCCCGGGCACAAGCGAGCATCAGACCGGGCTTGCGATCGACGTTTCGGGCAGTGACGGCAAATGCGCAGCGGAAAGCTGCTTTGGCGGCACGCCGGAAGCGACTTGGCTCGCGGCGCACGCTTCGGAATACGGGTTTATTATCCGTTATCCGGAGGGGAAAGAGAACATTACCGGCTACAAATATGAGCCTTGGCATTTGCGTTATGTAGGCGAGGATCTGGCCAAGGAGCTGGATAGCAAAGGCGAGACGTTGGAAGAATATTATAATACGGTTCCGGTTAACCAATAA
- a CDS encoding deoxyguanosinetriphosphate triphosphohydrolase family protein: protein MDLRKMRLDEPSLGTFSEERDEYERDYARLIQSPAFRRLQGKSQVFGAGSGDYYRTRLTHSLEVSQIAREVARRLGKQYPFLSAKEHPGLMLDPAVVEIAALAHDLGHPPFGHKGEEVLNDLLQKQHGMKYEGNAQNYRILMFLEKRAGSGSGMDLTAAVLLAINKYPYCLDEPGRLKGLYQTEWQEIGAIRDLWKLPAGASTLEAQLMDLCDDIAYSTHDIEDGIRAGKIQMNRTFFEDNRLISHLVQEIVEDQGNKDLNWDQVDIPAMVRRVLDLYLEQWESLYVNYDQEPSRTRREMKARWVSMFAGKVGIIDDPAKGWKQVTLVNGGHKDMELLRTMEILKKLAWVTLIKDFRVQRLQKRSEIMLRRLWDSFILPENGKLIIPPDWIESFELHRNVWSWPRFVADYIAGMTDAYAEKVYAELYASKSGSIYEMD from the coding sequence ATGGATTTGAGAAAAATGCGCTTGGACGAACCTTCCCTTGGCACCTTCAGCGAGGAACGGGATGAATATGAACGCGATTATGCCAGGCTGATTCAATCGCCCGCCTTCCGCAGGCTGCAAGGGAAATCGCAAGTATTTGGCGCGGGCTCCGGCGATTATTACCGGACGAGGCTGACCCATTCGCTGGAAGTATCCCAAATTGCGCGCGAAGTTGCGCGGCGGCTCGGCAAGCAGTATCCGTTCTTGTCGGCGAAAGAGCATCCGGGTCTTATGCTCGACCCCGCCGTCGTGGAAATTGCAGCGCTCGCCCATGATTTGGGCCATCCGCCGTTTGGCCATAAAGGCGAAGAAGTGCTGAACGATCTGCTGCAAAAGCAGCATGGCATGAAATATGAAGGAAACGCGCAAAACTACCGCATCCTTATGTTTCTGGAGAAACGCGCCGGCAGCGGCAGCGGGATGGATTTGACGGCAGCAGTGCTCCTGGCCATTAATAAATATCCGTATTGCCTGGATGAGCCCGGCAGGCTCAAAGGGCTGTATCAGACGGAATGGCAGGAAATCGGCGCCATCCGCGACTTGTGGAAGCTTCCTGCAGGGGCATCGACGCTGGAAGCGCAGCTTATGGATTTATGCGACGATATCGCTTATTCGACCCATGATATCGAAGACGGCATTCGTGCCGGCAAAATCCAAATGAACCGCACGTTTTTTGAAGACAACCGGCTCATCAGCCATCTGGTTCAGGAAATTGTCGAAGATCAAGGCAACAAAGATTTGAATTGGGATCAAGTCGATATTCCGGCTATGGTACGGCGAGTGCTTGATTTGTATTTGGAACAATGGGAATCGTTGTACGTTAATTATGATCAAGAGCCTTCACGCACGAGGAGAGAAATGAAAGCGCGCTGGGTCAGCATGTTTGCGGGCAAAGTCGGCATTATTGACGATCCGGCAAAAGGCTGGAAGCAGGTCACGCTGGTGAACGGCGGCCATAAAGATATGGAGCTTCTCCGCACGATGGAAATATTGAAGAAGCTCGCATGGGTGACGCTGATTAAAGATTTTCGCGTACAGCGCCTGCAAAAAAGAAGCGAAATTATGCTGCGCCGGTTATGGGACAGCTTTATTCTTCCCGAGAACGGCAAGCTTATTATTCCGCCGGACTGGATCGAAAGCTTCGAGCTGCACCGCAACGTGTGGAGCTGGCCGCGTTTTGTCGCGGATTATATCGCCGGCATGACGGATGCTTATGCAGAAAAAGTATATGCCGAGCTGTACGCGAGCAAATCGGGTTCCATCTATGAGATGGATTAG
- a CDS encoding TIGR03943 family putative permease subunit, whose translation MIRLYVLMGFVFMFAYMHISGDLNKYINTKYAYLSISAIVMLSILCIVQFFKVYGDETRKMNKEKEGGRQLEKEAAASSCGCAADAGRHTHGHTHEEHPLEHVYEGHAHGHDGHGHPYAGNGQVHDHAAHDHDHSSHSHVHGGHANHHDHAHHHDHDHHHGHDHHHGHDHSHGDSKLWKRALTYIILFFPIATGILLPVQTLDSSFVKAKGFSFPSFDASADNPGEHQFLKPDMSVYYGKEGYDKLKSKELKEFEPLDTVDLNDSNYLRGMETIYNYPGNFMGKTISFDGFAYKGEQVDGTHYFVFRFGFIHCVADSGVFGMLVEFPENTNLNDNDWLHVSGKLTWELYQPFKQTIPVLKVDSWNKIDAPKDPYVYRES comes from the coding sequence ATGATCCGTTTATACGTGCTGATGGGCTTTGTATTTATGTTTGCATATATGCATATTAGCGGGGACTTAAACAAATATATCAACACCAAATATGCCTACCTGTCGATCAGCGCCATCGTCATGCTGTCGATTTTGTGCATCGTCCAATTTTTCAAAGTTTACGGGGACGAGACGCGAAAGATGAACAAGGAAAAAGAAGGCGGCCGGCAGCTCGAAAAAGAAGCAGCGGCGTCATCATGCGGCTGCGCAGCCGATGCCGGCAGGCATACGCACGGACACACGCATGAAGAGCACCCGCTTGAGCATGTGTACGAAGGGCATGCGCATGGCCATGACGGACATGGGCATCCCTATGCCGGAAACGGGCAGGTTCATGATCATGCTGCCCACGACCACGACCACAGCAGTCACAGCCATGTTCATGGCGGCCATGCGAATCATCATGACCACGCCCATCATCATGACCACGATCACCATCATGGGCATGATCATCATCACGGGCATGATCACAGCCACGGCGATTCGAAACTATGGAAACGGGCGCTGACGTATATTATTTTGTTTTTCCCGATTGCGACCGGTATTCTGCTGCCTGTCCAGACGCTGGATTCCAGCTTTGTCAAAGCAAAAGGCTTCTCATTCCCTTCATTTGACGCCTCCGCCGACAACCCGGGCGAGCATCAGTTTCTGAAGCCGGACATGAGCGTTTATTACGGCAAGGAAGGTTATGACAAATTAAAAAGCAAGGAATTAAAAGAATTTGAGCCGCTGGACACGGTTGATCTGAACGATTCCAACTATTTAAGAGGAATGGAAACAATCTATAACTATCCCGGCAACTTTATGGGCAAAACGATTTCGTTTGACGGCTTTGCTTACAAAGGAGAACAAGTGGACGGCACGCATTATTTCGTATTCCGCTTCGGCTTCATCCATTGCGTAGCCGATTCCGGCGTATTCGGCATGCTGGTTGAGTTCCCCGAAAATACAAACCTGAACGACAACGACTGGCTTCACGTCTCCGGCAAGCTGACCTGGGAGCTGTACCAGCCGTTTAAGCAAACGATCCCGGTGCTGAAGGTCGATTCGTGGAACAAGATCGACGCTCCTAAAGATCCGTATGTTTACCGCGAAAGCTGA
- a CDS encoding nucleoside hydrolase: MIKNVYFNHDGGVDDLISLFLLLQMKEVKLTGISVIPADGYLEPGVKASRKIIDRFGGADNANLEVARSNSRGVNPFPAEWRMHTFFVDALPILNETGQMKAPEAALPAHRHMIETIKKTEGQTTLLFTGPLTDLARALDEAPEIEAKIERLYWMGGTFLEAGNVQEPEHDGTAEWNAFWDPEAVERVFASGLNVTMVALESTNKVPLTMPVRNRWASLRKHEGLDFMGQCYAMCPPLVFMETNSTYYLWDVLTTAIVGEPGLVEEKTVNAKAISSGPSQGRTVEAADGRPVSLVYDVDPVRFFDYITELGQSAKLN, from the coding sequence ATGATAAAAAATGTTTATTTTAATCATGACGGCGGGGTTGATGATCTGATCTCCCTGTTTTTGCTGCTGCAAATGAAAGAAGTGAAGCTGACGGGGATTTCCGTTATTCCTGCCGACGGTTATTTGGAGCCTGGCGTGAAAGCAAGCCGCAAAATTATCGACCGCTTTGGCGGTGCGGACAATGCGAACCTGGAAGTGGCGCGCTCGAATTCGCGCGGGGTTAACCCGTTTCCGGCGGAATGGAGAATGCATACGTTTTTTGTAGATGCGCTGCCGATTTTGAATGAAACCGGACAAATGAAGGCGCCGGAGGCGGCATTGCCGGCCCATCGCCATATGATTGAAACGATTAAGAAAACCGAAGGCCAAACGACGCTGCTGTTTACAGGCCCGCTGACGGACCTTGCCAGAGCGTTAGATGAAGCGCCGGAGATTGAAGCCAAGATTGAACGCTTGTACTGGATGGGCGGCACGTTCCTGGAGGCCGGCAACGTACAGGAGCCGGAGCATGACGGCACGGCGGAGTGGAACGCATTCTGGGATCCGGAAGCGGTAGAGCGTGTATTTGCAAGCGGTTTAAACGTGACGATGGTGGCGCTGGAAAGCACCAACAAAGTGCCGCTGACAATGCCGGTCCGCAACCGCTGGGCTTCGCTGCGCAAGCATGAAGGGCTTGATTTTATGGGCCAATGTTACGCGATGTGCCCGCCGCTTGTCTTTATGGAGACGAACTCGACCTATTATTTGTGGGATGTGCTGACAACAGCGATTGTAGGCGAACCGGGGCTTGTAGAGGAGAAGACAGTGAACGCCAAAGCGATCAGCTCAGGGCCGAGCCAAGGCCGAACCGTGGAAGCGGCGGATGGCCGTCCGGTCAGCCTTGTCTATGATGTCGATCCTGTTCGGTTTTTTGACTACATTACGGAGCTTGGGCAATCGGCCAAGCTGAACTAA
- a CDS encoding LTA synthase family protein, whose amino-acid sequence MASKASKRLFSPSPIILFSIIILVKSCIAWMVVFNGGPLWTTLLKEIPFTLILFCAIEWFATKRKLLYYLIVNLLVTAIFFGVFMYFKYYGVIATYHAFEQVNQVTAVKNSVFSLMDPYYLFIFIDIIIIGYFLIRRNKAVNWKQKSQRRVRRSVIATLFGISLALCLFNILPNRASMNEIVKAEQMGILNYEAYSLFKKDEEKLVDASEITQDKINSLKNIQPSAAPQYFGAAKGKNLIIIQMESFQNFLINLKIDGQEITPNLNKLVKDSQYFNHFFQMVGQGNTSDAEFVVNTSFYIPEEGAATMRYVGKQLPSLPKLMEASGYNTATFHTNTVEFWNRGELYKAVGWDKYYDQKFFGNDDEFFFGASDEVLFKKTAEELQNMTNTGTPYYTQIITMSAHHPFTIPESKYKMTLPDRYEHTLVGDYIRAQNYADYALGQFIADLKQRGIWDNSVVVLYGDHMGLPIFSLNNDEKDLMKEIYGHDYSYDDMMNIPLIISVPGMPAAEHTQLGGEIDILPTVANLLGVSLNDHIHFGQDLLNTTKNLIPQRYYMPTGSLLTSDEMFISGSGYDDGTHHPYGGAATSPAQVSQEQFNNALQLLNLSDSYVNQLPDREDAVKTSNKNVSGFD is encoded by the coding sequence GTGGCATCAAAAGCGAGCAAGCGATTATTCAGCCCAAGCCCGATCATCCTGTTTTCCATTATTATTTTGGTCAAAAGCTGCATTGCCTGGATGGTTGTGTTTAACGGCGGCCCGCTCTGGACGACTTTGCTTAAAGAAATACCGTTCACGCTTATTTTGTTTTGCGCAATCGAATGGTTTGCAACGAAACGAAAGCTGCTCTACTACTTAATTGTGAATTTGCTTGTAACTGCCATTTTCTTCGGCGTATTTATGTACTTCAAGTATTACGGCGTCATAGCCACTTACCACGCCTTCGAGCAGGTCAATCAGGTAACCGCGGTTAAAAACAGCGTCTTCTCTTTGATGGACCCGTACTATCTGTTTATCTTTATTGATATTATTATCATCGGTTACTTCCTCATACGCCGCAACAAAGCGGTAAACTGGAAGCAAAAAAGCCAAAGGCGCGTTCGCCGCAGCGTCATCGCCACCTTGTTTGGCATTTCGCTGGCGCTTTGCCTGTTCAACATTCTGCCGAACCGGGCGAGCATGAACGAAATCGTGAAAGCCGAGCAAATGGGCATTCTCAACTATGAAGCGTATTCCCTCTTTAAGAAAGACGAGGAGAAACTGGTGGACGCTTCGGAAATTACGCAGGATAAAATCAATTCGCTTAAAAACATCCAGCCAAGCGCCGCGCCGCAATATTTTGGGGCAGCCAAAGGCAAAAACCTGATTATTATCCAAATGGAATCATTCCAGAACTTCCTTATTAATTTAAAGATCGACGGCCAGGAAATTACGCCAAACTTAAATAAACTCGTAAAAGACAGCCAATATTTCAACCACTTCTTCCAGATGGTTGGACAAGGCAATACGTCCGATGCCGAGTTTGTCGTGAATACATCGTTTTATATTCCGGAAGAAGGCGCCGCTACGATGCGTTATGTCGGCAAGCAGCTGCCGAGCCTTCCGAAGCTGATGGAAGCAAGCGGATATAATACGGCTACCTTCCATACGAACACCGTTGAGTTCTGGAACCGCGGCGAGCTGTACAAAGCGGTCGGCTGGGACAAATATTACGATCAGAAGTTTTTCGGCAATGATGACGAGTTTTTCTTCGGCGCGTCCGACGAGGTGCTGTTCAAGAAAACCGCTGAAGAGCTGCAAAATATGACGAACACCGGTACGCCGTATTACACGCAAATTATAACGATGTCGGCGCATCATCCGTTTACGATACCGGAAAGCAAATATAAGATGACCTTGCCGGACCGTTATGAGCATACGCTTGTAGGCGATTATATCCGCGCGCAGAATTATGCCGATTACGCTCTTGGCCAGTTTATTGCCGACTTGAAGCAGCGCGGCATTTGGGACAACAGTGTTGTAGTGCTGTACGGCGACCATATGGGTCTGCCCATCTTCTCGCTGAATAACGATGAGAAGGACTTGATGAAGGAAATTTACGGCCATGATTACAGCTATGATGATATGATGAACATTCCGCTGATCATTTCCGTGCCGGGTATGCCGGCTGCCGAACATACGCAGCTTGGCGGCGAGATCGATATTTTGCCGACGGTGGCGAACCTGCTTGGCGTGTCGCTGAATGACCATATCCACTTTGGCCAGGATTTGCTGAACACCACGAAGAACCTGATACCGCAGCGTTATTACATGCCAACGGGCTCGCTGCTGACGAGCGACGAAATGTTTATTTCGGGCAGCGGTTATGATGACGGCACGCACCATCCTTACGGCGGCGCTGCAACAAGCCCGGCACAAGTATCGCAGGAGCAGTTCAACAACGCGCTGCAGCTGCTGAATTTGTCCGACAGCTATGTAAACCAGCTTCCGGACCGCGAGGATGCGGTTAAAACATCGAACAAAAACGTATCCGGCTTCGACTAG
- a CDS encoding DUF1540 domain-containing protein, protein MAKDVLCEVNSCKYWAAGNQCAASSIYVVNNRNKSASHSEETDCKTFEPKI, encoded by the coding sequence ATGGCAAAAGATGTACTGTGCGAAGTAAACTCTTGCAAATATTGGGCTGCAGGCAATCAATGCGCTGCTTCCTCCATTTATGTAGTCAACAACCGGAACAAATCCGCTTCTCATTCCGAAGAAACCGACTGCAAAACATTCGAACCAAAGATTTAA
- the cls gene encoding cardiolipin synthase, with the protein MNIWQDVYTFITVANIFLALIVVFFERRNPTSSWAWLMVLYFIPVIGFILYLVIGQKFRKRQLSRLLGDRQRIIEDTIDWQKEMMAGRRYRFQDEAMSSYQDMVLMNLETGNSLFTDNNEIETFTDGVSKFDALIRDIMSAKHHIHLVYYIVRGDKLGHRLIHALTEKAKQGIEVRFLYDYIGSIRVKKRLFKPLIEAGGLVRAFFPTRFPFINFKINYRNHRKLGIIDGNIGYIGGFNIGDEYLGLNKHFGAWRDTHLRVKGFAVHQMQAQFLMDWNLASSGKVELKEAYFPSNSDSRGKIGMQLLASGPDSAFEEIKAAYIKMIHSAKKTVYLQTPYFVPDSSMMTALRIAAKSGVEVNVMLPSKPDHFFVYWATQSYIGELLRFGAKVYHYQEGFLHAKMLVIDGMVASVGTANIDIRSFRLNFEMNAFIYDSETACKLQRIYEKDMASCIELTLEGYGSRPYFNRFKESVSRLLSPIL; encoded by the coding sequence ATGAATATTTGGCAGGACGTCTATACGTTTATTACCGTTGCCAACATCTTTCTGGCGCTGATTGTCGTTTTTTTCGAAAGGCGCAACCCTACGTCCAGCTGGGCATGGCTGATGGTTCTATATTTCATCCCGGTAATCGGCTTTATTCTTTATCTCGTGATCGGCCAAAAGTTCCGCAAACGCCAGCTGTCCCGGCTGCTGGGAGACCGGCAGCGGATCATTGAGGACACGATAGACTGGCAGAAAGAAATGATGGCGGGCAGGCGTTACCGGTTCCAGGACGAAGCGATGAGCAGCTATCAGGATATGGTTCTGATGAATTTAGAGACCGGCAATTCGCTTTTTACTGATAATAATGAGATCGAGACGTTCACCGACGGCGTCAGCAAATTTGACGCGCTTATCCGCGATATTATGTCTGCAAAACATCATATTCATCTCGTTTATTACATTGTGCGCGGGGACAAGCTGGGGCACCGGTTAATTCATGCGCTGACCGAAAAAGCGAAGCAGGGCATTGAAGTGCGTTTTTTGTATGACTACATCGGCAGCATCCGGGTGAAAAAACGGCTGTTCAAGCCGCTGATCGAGGCGGGCGGACTGGTCAGGGCATTTTTTCCGACCCGGTTTCCGTTTATCAATTTTAAAATCAACTACCGCAATCATCGCAAACTGGGCATTATCGACGGCAACATTGGTTACATCGGCGGGTTTAATATCGGCGACGAATATTTGGGGCTGAACAAGCATTTTGGCGCGTGGCGGGATACGCATTTGCGGGTGAAGGGATTTGCCGTCCATCAAATGCAGGCGCAGTTTCTGATGGACTGGAATCTCGCTTCCTCGGGCAAAGTCGAGCTGAAGGAAGCGTATTTCCCTTCCAATTCCGACAGCCGGGGCAAAATCGGCATGCAGCTGCTCGCCAGCGGCCCGGACTCTGCGTTTGAGGAAATTAAAGCGGCTTATATTAAAATGATCCATTCCGCCAAAAAAACGGTCTATTTGCAGACGCCTTATTTTGTGCCGGACAGCAGCATGATGACGGCGTTGCGCATCGCCGCGAAATCGGGCGTAGAGGTGAATGTGATGCTGCCGAGCAAGCCGGACCACTTTTTTGTTTATTGGGCGACCCAGTCTTATATCGGCGAGCTGCTGCGGTTTGGCGCAAAGGTGTACCATTACCAGGAAGGCTTCCTCCATGCCAAAATGCTGGTCATCGACGGAATGGTCGCTTCGGTCGGCACCGCCAATATTGATATTCGCAGCTTCCGGCTGAATTTTGAAATGAATGCCTTTATTTATGATTCGGAAACGGCCTGCAAGCTGCAGCGCATCTATGAGAAAGATATGGCGAGCTGTATCGAATTAACGTTAGAAGGATACGGCAGCCGGCCGTATTTCAACCGGTTTAAAGAATCGGTCAGCCGGCTGCTCTCGCCGATTCTGTAA
- the bcp gene encoding thioredoxin-dependent thiol peroxidase gives MPNVQIGQAVPDFTLPASTGGTISLSDYAGKKLVIYFYPRDMTPGCTTESCEFRDYNGQFQSNNTEVIGISPDDLASHDEFIRMHELPFPLLADTEHQVAELFGVWKQREFNGQRFMGIERSTFLIDENGKLAKEWRSVTVDGHVQEVLEAAKQA, from the coding sequence ATGCCAAATGTACAGATTGGCCAAGCCGTACCTGATTTTACGCTGCCGGCCTCAACAGGCGGGACGATTTCGCTGAGCGATTATGCCGGCAAAAAGCTCGTCATTTATTTTTACCCGCGCGATATGACGCCGGGCTGTACGACGGAATCATGCGAGTTCCGCGATTACAACGGCCAGTTTCAGTCGAACAACACGGAAGTGATCGGCATCAGCCCGGATGATTTGGCTTCGCATGATGAATTTATCCGGATGCATGAGCTGCCGTTCCCGCTGCTTGCCGATACGGAGCATCAGGTGGCGGAGCTGTTTGGCGTATGGAAGCAGCGTGAATTTAACGGCCAGCGTTTTATGGGCATTGAGCGCTCTACGTTCCTGATTGATGAGAACGGCAAGCTGGCGAAGGAATGGCGCAGCGTAACGGTCGACGGCCATGTGCAAGAGGTGCTGGAGGCGGCCAAGCAGGCTTAA